The following coding sequences lie in one Alloacidobacterium dinghuense genomic window:
- a CDS encoding threonine synthase, whose translation MPAIAYLECSRCQNQISANKYETVCPKCAGALYVRYDTEALKKTATRPEPGGSQSMWRYASVLPDVSPVTLGEGWTPILPSRRNPNIFLKEEATNPTGTFKARGMSMAVSMARHYGLKKLAAPSAGNAAGALAAYAAAAGIEAHIFMPKDVPFANYLEGVAYGANVTLVDGLISDCARIVNERKEKEGWFDISTLKEPFRVEGKKTMGYELVEQLNWTYPDAVFYPTGGGVGLIGMWKAFEEMEQLGWVTGKRPKMIAIQASGCAPVAKAYKEGANTSQMFENASTFAAGLRVPKPYGDYIILDIVRQSGGTVVDIPDETILDSLLDWSRDEGLLLSPEGAAATAAYDHLIENGFLKPRDKVVIFNTGAGLKYVDMIAEAMGVTRPNSTKLPERVPVGGIITPQ comes from the coding sequence ATGCCCGCAATTGCGTACCTGGAATGCTCCCGCTGCCAAAATCAAATCTCAGCCAACAAATACGAGACCGTTTGCCCCAAATGTGCAGGAGCGCTCTACGTCCGCTATGACACGGAAGCTCTGAAGAAGACCGCCACTCGCCCCGAGCCCGGCGGCTCGCAAAGCATGTGGCGCTACGCCAGCGTCCTGCCCGACGTGAGTCCAGTGACGCTCGGCGAAGGTTGGACCCCGATACTCCCCAGCCGCCGCAACCCAAACATCTTCCTCAAAGAAGAAGCCACCAACCCCACCGGCACCTTCAAAGCGCGCGGCATGTCCATGGCCGTCTCCATGGCCCGACACTACGGCCTCAAAAAACTGGCCGCACCTTCCGCCGGGAACGCCGCCGGCGCACTCGCCGCCTACGCCGCAGCCGCCGGAATCGAAGCCCACATCTTCATGCCCAAAGACGTGCCCTTCGCCAACTACCTCGAAGGCGTCGCCTATGGAGCCAACGTAACCCTGGTCGACGGCCTCATCTCCGACTGCGCCCGCATCGTCAACGAGCGCAAAGAAAAGGAAGGCTGGTTCGACATCTCCACCCTCAAAGAACCCTTCCGCGTCGAAGGCAAAAAAACGATGGGTTATGAACTCGTCGAACAATTGAACTGGACCTACCCCGACGCCGTCTTCTATCCCACCGGCGGAGGCGTCGGCCTCATCGGCATGTGGAAAGCTTTCGAGGAAATGGAACAACTCGGCTGGGTCACCGGAAAACGGCCGAAGATGATCGCCATCCAGGCCAGCGGCTGCGCGCCCGTTGCGAAGGCATACAAGGAAGGCGCCAACACCTCGCAGATGTTCGAAAACGCCTCCACCTTCGCCGCCGGCCTGCGCGTCCCCAAGCCCTACGGCGACTACATCATCCTCGACATCGTCCGCCAGTCCGGGGGCACCGTCGTCGACATCCCCGACGAAACAATCCTGGATTCACTCCTGGACTGGTCCCGCGACGAAGGCCTCCTGCTCTCACCCGAAGGAGCAGCCGCCACCGCCGCCTACGACCACCTCATCGAAAACGGCTTCCTCAAGCCCCGCGACAAGGTCGTCATCTTCAACACCGGAGCTGGCCTCAAATATGTGGACATGATCGCCGAAGCCATGGGAGTAACCCGCCCCAACAGCACCAAACTCCCCGAGCGCGTCCCCGTAGGAGGCATCATCACCCCGCAGTAA
- a CDS encoding ester cyclase, translating into MAEDAKGLARRWFEEVWNKKREEAISEMFAEGREARGLPEPDSVIRGPEEFKKFYRVMVQTFPDLHVDLDDLIEEGDRVAVRWTATMTHLGDGLGYAPTKKALTLVGASFLRCEDGKIVEGVNFMDFTRLIGELKK; encoded by the coding sequence ATGGCGGAAGATGCGAAGGGTTTGGCTCGGCGGTGGTTTGAAGAGGTCTGGAACAAGAAGCGTGAGGAAGCGATTTCGGAGATGTTTGCGGAGGGCAGGGAAGCGCGCGGTTTGCCTGAGCCTGACTCCGTCATTCGGGGACCGGAGGAATTCAAGAAGTTTTATCGCGTTATGGTCCAGACGTTTCCCGATCTGCACGTCGATCTGGATGACCTGATCGAAGAGGGCGATCGAGTTGCTGTTCGCTGGACGGCGACGATGACCCATCTTGGGGATGGTCTGGGTTATGCGCCGACTAAGAAAGCGCTGACGCTGGTTGGGGCGTCGTTTCTTCGCTGCGAGGATGGGAAGATTGTCGAGGGGGTGAATTTTATGGACTTTACTCGGTTGATTGGTGAGTTGAAGAAATAG
- a CDS encoding VOC family protein produces the protein MKLGYVIKFVGDMDRAVKFYRDTLGLPLKFQSPGWSEFATGETTLGLHPASEKNPPGSVELGFGTPDLEKFYEEMRAKGVQFSMPPTKQDFGGTLAQFIDSEGGHCSVGEG, from the coding sequence ATGAAACTCGGCTACGTCATCAAATTCGTCGGCGACATGGATCGCGCCGTGAAGTTCTACCGCGACACCCTGGGTCTGCCCCTGAAATTCCAATCCCCCGGCTGGAGTGAATTCGCCACAGGCGAAACCACGCTCGGACTGCATCCGGCATCCGAGAAGAACCCTCCTGGATCGGTGGAACTGGGCTTCGGCACGCCCGACCTCGAAAAGTTCTACGAAGAGATGCGCGCCAAAGGAGTGCAGTTCAGCATGCCGCCCACAAAACAGGACTTCGGCGGCACACTCGCCCAGTTCATCGATTCCGAAGGCGGACACTGCAGCGTCGGCGAAGGATAA
- a CDS encoding WG repeat-containing protein — MLYPISVPIPNSAEDLCGYINSYGEVAIPPSYLGCAHFFEGVAAVVDGEGRSGFIDRWGRVEIPFRFEGLSRFHNGICAINGGYINHGGDWLIEPQFLVASEFSEGLAFVSRDGENFGFIDLTGNFVIPPEFRPCRRFWEGLAAVCIDDRWGYIDTVGRLRIPAVFEGKRATGFSNGMAGVQMDGRWGFINREGIFVVKPEYEDARPFVEGRACVQQGGRWGLIDTDGRQVVECRFDKLDRLDGGMAPANTDGKAGFISPEGRWLIEPTFDRCFRFFGDLAIVRRGKTYSYIRRDGAVVWTSEVGALVQHPPAPFFV; from the coding sequence ATGCTTTACCCGATTTCCGTACCAATCCCCAATTCGGCAGAAGATCTGTGCGGGTACATCAATAGCTATGGTGAAGTGGCAATTCCGCCTTCGTATTTAGGGTGCGCTCATTTTTTTGAGGGAGTAGCAGCAGTTGTTGATGGAGAAGGCAGAAGCGGATTTATCGATCGTTGGGGGCGGGTGGAGATTCCCTTTCGCTTTGAAGGTCTGTCCAGATTTCACAACGGCATTTGCGCGATCAATGGCGGGTATATAAACCATGGCGGCGACTGGTTGATCGAGCCGCAATTTCTAGTTGCTAGTGAGTTCTCAGAAGGTCTCGCGTTTGTATCAAGAGATGGCGAAAATTTTGGTTTTATTGATTTAACAGGAAATTTTGTGATCCCTCCAGAGTTTCGGCCATGCCGTCGTTTCTGGGAAGGGTTGGCAGCTGTTTGTATCGATGACCGCTGGGGCTATATCGATACCGTTGGAAGATTAAGAATCCCGGCCGTGTTTGAGGGTAAGCGAGCAACCGGGTTTAGCAACGGCATGGCGGGCGTTCAAATGGATGGACGTTGGGGATTCATCAACCGTGAAGGTATCTTCGTTGTGAAGCCTGAGTATGAAGACGCGAGGCCTTTTGTTGAGGGGCGCGCTTGTGTTCAACAAGGTGGGAGATGGGGCCTTATCGATACTGATGGCAGGCAGGTTGTCGAGTGCAGATTCGACAAACTTGATCGGCTCGATGGAGGAATGGCGCCAGCGAACACCGATGGTAAAGCGGGTTTCATATCCCCCGAAGGGCGCTGGCTGATTGAGCCAACCTTCGACAGATGTTTCCGATTTTTCGGCGATCTGGCAATTGTGCGTCGAGGAAAAACCTATAGCTACATACGTCGAGATGGAGCGGTGGTGTGGACCTCAGAGGTGGGTGCTCTGGTCCAACACCCTCCCGCGCCATTTTTTGTATAG